The genomic DNA GCGCTGCTGCTGCAGGCCGCGGTGGACATCATTGTCGTCACGTCGCTGATCTCGTTCACCCGCGCCGCGGCAACGTCCGTCGCCGCCCTGTACGTGGCGCTGGTCACGGTCTACGCGCTCCTCCTCCCCGTGGGACGCGGCCTTCTCGCCGTGGGATTTGCGGTGGCATGTTACATCGCGGTCAGCATCCGGGCGCCGCTCGAACCGCCCGACATGCGATTCTGGACCCAGGTGGGAGTGATCGCCTTCGTCGGTGCGCTGATCGCCGTGCTGGGGAACCGTCTCACCGATGCATCGCGCGAGCAGCGCGCACTCACGGCAGCGCTGCTTCAGGCCCGACTCGAAGCCGACGAAATTCTTGGCAGCATCCAGTCCGGGGTGATCTCGATCGACGGCGACGGGCGGCTCGGCTACCTGAATCCGCGCGGGCGCACGATCCTGGGAAGCAACGGCGTCGGATTCGTACCGGGCCAACCGGTGCTCGATGTCCTTCGCGCGCGGTCGCGGGAGCTTCACGACGCGATCGAACGCGGCCTGACCGATGGGCGACGGATCGCGCGCGGTGAGGCGCAGGTCCGCCGATCGGACGGGTCGCTCTTTCCGGTCGGCCTCAGTACCACGACCTTCATCCGGCCCGGAAGCAATCGCCGCGTCGTGACCGCGATTTTCACCGACATCTCCGATCTCAAGCGCCTCCAGGAATACCGGTTGCGTGCCGAGCGGCTGGAAGCGGTCGCCGCGTTGAGCGCCTCGCTGGCGCACGAGATCCGGAATCCGCTGGCGGCGATTCGCAGCGCCGTCGAACAGTTGGCGCGATCGGTCGGTCCGGATGAAGATGACCAAACGCTGGCGCGCCTGGTGATGCGCGAAAGCGAGCGACTCAACCGCCTCCTGAGCGAGTTTCTCGATTTCTCCCGGGTGCGCGCCAGTAATTTCGAGCGGCTCGATCTGCTGGCGCTGGTGAATGACTCGGCGCGGGTGATTCGTGAACATCCCGAAGCCCGCGGAGTAGAGGTTGTCGTCGAAGGAGAGCCGGTTGAACTTGACGCCGACACCGACCTGCTCAATCGCATCGTCAGCAACCTGTTGCTGAACGCGGCGCAGGCGCTGGCCGGGAAGGGGCGGGTCGTCGTCTCCGCGGGTCTCGCACGGCCGGGCGAGGGATTGAGCGGGTCGGTCAACCGGCCAGTGAAACTGATCGTCCGCGACAACGGGCCGGGGATCCCCGAATCCGTGCGCGAGCGACTCTTCGAACCGTTCGTGAGCGGGCGGCCGGGCGGGAGCGGTCTCGGCCTCGCCATCGTGCAGCGCGCGGTGGCGGCGCACCGTGGCATCATCGACTTCGTCACCGCACCGGGCGCGGGGACCACCTTTTCGATCTTTCTGCCAGTGACTTGGAACCGGGAGGACAGGGCATGAGCCAGCAGCCGTCCGTGTTGGTCATCGACGACGAATCCGGCATTCTCGACACCCTTCGCATTCTGCTCAAGAAGGAAGGATTCGAGGTCACGACCGCGCAGGGAGGGAAGGCGGGGCTCGATGCGATTCGCGCCGGTGTTCCCGACCTGGTCCTGACCGATGTACGGATGCCGCAGGTGACCGGTCTCGACATTCTGCAGGCGGTGAAGGAGGCCGATCCGATCACTCCGGTCCTGCTGATGACCGCGCAGGCCTCGCTGCAGAGCGCGATCCAGGCGGTGAACGCCGGAGCCTTCTATTACCTGCAGAAGCCATTCGCCAATGATGAGTTGCTCGCGATTCTCCGGCGGGCATGCGAGTTCCGGCAGATCCGGGTCGAGAACAAGCAGCTCAAGCAGGAAATCAGGCGCACCGGCGGCGGCCCGCGCCCGGTGGTGACCCGGCCGGTGGGAAAATCGCGGCGATTCCTCGACGTGCTGCGCCTCGCCGACGTGGTGGCGCCGACCGACTCCACCGTGCTGATCGGCGGCGAAAGCGGCACCGGCAAGGAAGTGCTCGCGCGTTATATCCACGACGCGTCTCTGCGCGCCGAGGGGCCGTTCCTGTCGATCAACTGCGGCGCGCTTCCCGAGACGTTGCTCGAGAGCGAACTCTTCGGTCACGTGAAGGGGTCGTTCACCGGCGCCGTGCGCGACAAGCAGGGACTCTTCGCGGCGGCGCGCGGTGGCACCTTCTTTCTCGACGAAGTTGGCGAAATGCCGCCGTCGCTGCAGGTCAAGCTGCTGCGGGTGCTGCAGCAGCGCGAAGTGATTCCGGTCGGCGCCACCGAGGCGCTTCCCGTCGACGTGCGCATCATCGCCGCGACCAATCGCGACCTCGACGAAGAAGTCCGGCGAGGCAACTTCCGCTCCGATCTCTTCTACCGGCTCAACGTGCTGGCGATGGATCTTCCGCCGCTTCGCGATCGGCGTGACGACCTCCTGCTGCTGATCGATCGTTTCCTCCAGGATCTGGCCAGCGATCGTGGCATGGATGTGAAGGCGTTGTCTGCCGAAGCGCTCGATGCGGTGATGGTGTACGAGTGGCCCGGTAACGTGCGCGAGCTGCAGAATGCTCTTGAGCACGCGACGGTGCTGACCAAGGGATCGCTGATCGAGCCGCAGCATCTTCCCGAGCGGATCACCCGGCAGAAGAAGGAGCCGCTGATCGCCGAGCGCGCGCAGCCGAATCCGCCGCTCGACCTGATCGAACGGGCCTACATCATGTTCGTTTTGCAGGCCGAGGGCGGAAACAAGACCCGCGCCGCCGAAGCACTCGGGATCGACCCCAGCACACTCTATCGCAAGCTCTCCCGCTACGAAGAGGTCGAGGCGAAATAGTGGCCCAGGCCGCCGCGCTGATCCTGCTGGTGTTCGGCTGGTTGCCGATCGCCAACTGGATTCCCGGCGGCCACGACGCGCCATGGTACGCCACGCGTCTCACTGACTGGTTGAGCGGCGGCGCGATTGCACTGGGTGTCGGCATCGTCACGGCGATCGTGCTTCGACAATCGCCCCGGCTCTGGCGCGACGGCGCGTGGGCCGCGGTCGCGCGACGATGGAGAGGATTGGATCGACGCGCCGACGGCGTGATCGCCGTGCTGTGCATCGTGGTGTGCGCATTCGTGTCGCGCGCGACGTTTTCGACGAAACCGCTCTTCATCGACGAGATCATCCAGGTCTACCAGGCCCGCATCCTCGCCTCCGGTCATCTCTGGCTGGCCGCTCCACAGTTCCCGCAATTCAGCAGTGCACAACTCCTCCTCGACTGGGGCGGGAAAGTGTACGGGCAGTTTCCGGTGGGCGGCCCCGCGATGCTGGCGCTCGGCGTGCTGGTGCATGCGGTCTGGCTGGTGGGACCGGTCGCGACCGGCATCGGAGTGTATTGCTTCGCGCGGTTGTTGCGGCGGGTCGAGGGGCACGACGGGACGGCGCTCGCCGCGCTCCTGCTCTATGCCTTTGCACCGTTCACCGTCTTTCTCGGTGGAACGATGATGAACCACGTCACCGCGACGACGTGGGTGCTCGCTGCGGCGCTGGCGCTGGCATGTGCCGCGGAGGATGACCAGCCGCATCCGCGCGCCGCGTTCCTGCTGGGACTGGCGCTTGGTGTAGCAGCGACGATCCGTCCGGCTGATGCCGCCGCGTTTGCGCTGCCGGCCGCGGGGTGGCTGCTGTGGCGCGCGCGTGCGGGGAGGGGCCATCTCGCAGCGCTGCTGCTGAGCGGGCTCGGCGTCGCGTTGCCGATGGTGGCGCTCTTCTACGTCAACGCCCAGCAGACCGGTCATCCGTTCGAATTCGGGTACATCGCGATGTGGGGGAGGTCGCATGAGATCGGCTTTCACGCCGCACCATGGGGCGCCGCCCACACGCCGGCGCGCGGGGTGGAGCTGATCAACCTCTACTTCCTGCGGCTCCAGGACTACCTCTTCGAATCGGCGGGACCGTCGCTGCTCTTCGCGACGCTGGCGCTGGGCTTGACCCGGCGAATCAGATCGTTCGATCGCTGGGTGCTCGCGGCGTCGGGGCTGCTCGTGCTCGGCTACTTCGCGTACTGGCACGACGGCTTCTATCTGGGACCGCGCTTCTTCCTCCCGCTGACACCGTGGCTCGCGTGGTGGACCGCCCGGCTTCCGGTTGTGCTGCGGGCGCGAGCGGTGGCGGTTCCGGTGGTCCGCGGCACGGTGGCCGCAGGGGTGACAGCACTCCTCCTCGGTGCAGCGACCAGCGTCCCGATTCGCGCCGAACAGTATCGCAACGCCGATGTCTCGCGTCACTTCGATGTCGATTCGGCCGCGGCGTCGCAGGGCGTCCACGACGCGCTGGTGCTGGTGCGTGAATGGTGGGGCGGCCAGCTCGTGGCGGAGATGTGGGCGATGGGGGTGAATCGCGCCGATGCGGAGCACGACTATCGCTGGAACGACGCCTGCCGGTTGCAATCGGCGATAGACGAGACCCGGGCGGACGGGAGCGGGCCCGCGGGGCTCGCCCGCCGCCTTGCCGCGTTTCGCGGCGATTCAGCCCGCCTCGTCGTGAACCGGGCCCACTCCGATACTGCTGTCCGTATTGTGCCGGGATCGGCGTTGAGCCCGAAGTGCCTGCGCCGCATGGCGGAAGACAGCGCCGGTTTCGTGACCTATACGCCGCTCCTGCTGGTTCACGGGCATGGGAATCGCTACGTGCGGGATCTGCATGCCACTGATTCCCTGTTGCATCCGTTCTCGCATGGCACGCCGGTGTGGCTGCTGACCGAAGCGCCGCAGGCCGGGGCGCCGCTCCGCTTCGAGCGCGTGTCGGCGGATTCCGCGGAGCGTGACTGGATGATGCCGTGACCCAGGTCGCTGCGCTGATCCTGCTGGTGTTCGGCTGGTTGCCGATTGCCAACTGGATTCCCGGTGGCCACGATGCGCCGTGGTATGCGGGCCGGCTGAGCGAGTGGTTGAGCGGCGGAGCGATCGCACTGGGCGTCGGGATTCTCGCCGCGATGTCGGTGCGCCGATGGCCGAGGCTCTGGCGCGAAGGTGGATGGACTCGCATCGCCGCGCGTTGGCGTACACACGATCGCAATGCCGATGCGTTCATTGCGCTGGTGTCCATTGCCGTCTGCGCCGTCGTGGCGCAAACGATCCTCTCCGCAAAACCGCTGCTGATCGACGAAGTCATCCAGCTCTATCAGGCTCGCATCATCGCAGCCGGACATTTCTGGCTTCCTGCACAGAAGTACACCGAGTTCACCAGCGCGATGCACCTCCTCGACTGGGACGGGAAGGTGTACGGGCAGTTCCCGGTGGGTGGGCCGGCGATGCTGGCGCTCGGTGTGCTGCTGCACGCCGCATGGTTGGTGGGGCCGGTCGCGACCGGAATCGGCGTGTATCTCTTCGCCCGATTGCTGCGCCGCGTCGAAGCAGAGGACGGAACAGCGCTCGCGGCGGTCCTGCTCTACGCCTTCGCGCCGTTCACGGTCTTTCTTGGCGGGTCGATGATGAACCATGTCACCACGACGACGTGGGTGCTGGCCGCGGCGCTGGCGCTGGCGTGGGCGGTGGAGGATGACCGGCCGCATCCTCGCGCGGCGTTGGCGATGGGACTGGCCCTCGGCATTGCCGCGACGATCCGTCCGACCGATGCAGCGGCGTTCGCACTTCCGGCTGCAGGGTGGTTGCTCTGGCGTGCGCGTGCAGGAGGTGGGCACCTCGCCGCGCTGCTGCTGAGCGGGGTCGGCGTGGCACTGCCGATGGCGGTGATGTTCTACGTCAACTCACAGCAGACGGGTCATCCCTTCGAGTTCGGCTACATCGCGATGTGGGGGAAGTCGCACGAGATCGGTTTCCATGCTGCGCCCTGGGGGCCGGCGCACACGCCGGCGCGTGGACTGGAACTGATCAACCTCTACTTCCTGCGGCTGCAGGACTACCTCTTCGAGGCAGTTGGACCGTCACTGGCATTTGCCACGCTGGCGCTGGCGCTGACACGACGAGTACGGGCGTTTGATCGCTGGGTGCTGGCGGCGTCGGGACTCGTGGTGCTGGGATACTTCGCCTACTGGCACGACGGGTTCTATCTCGGGCCGCGCTTCTTCCTGCCGTTGGCTCCGTGGCTGGCATGGTGGACTGCGCGGCTACCGGCGGTACTGCGAGCACGGCGCGTGGTCGCTCCAGTCGTGCGCGGGACGGTCGTGGCCGGCGCGACGGCGCTCCTGCTCGGCGCGGCCACCGGCATCCCGATTCGGGCCGAGCAGTATCGCAACGGTATGCTCTCGATGCGGTTCGACATCGATCGCCTGGCAGCCGAGAGTGGTGTGCACAATGCCGTCGTGCTGGTGCGCGAGAGCTGGGGCGGTCAGATGGTGGCGCGGATGTGGGGACTGGGCGTCACGCGCACCGATGCAGACCATATCTATCGAACGACCGACGCCTGCCGTCTCGAGGGCGCGATCACGGCGACCGAAAAGGATCACGGTGACGCGGCGCAGCTCAAGCAACGCCTTGATCCCTTTCGCGGAGATTCGGCACGGTTGATCACGGTGACCAACCTTCCCGACACCACGGTCCGGTTCCTCCCGGGCGAGTCACTGACTCCGGTATGCGGCCGCCGGATTACCGAGGACCGCGCCGGATTTACACTGTATACGCCATTTCTCGTCGAACACGGCAGCAGCAACGTGTTCGTCCGCGACCTGCACGCGCTCGATTCGCTCGCGATTGCCCAACATCCGGGCATGCCGATATGGATCGTCACCGAAGGGAACCGGCTGGGAAGTCCACTCCGCTTCGAGCGCGTTCCGCTGGATTCAATGCGCCGGGAATGGGAACAGGACTAGCGCGTGGGGCGCGTCAGAATCCAGCTGGGCGCGAGGATGTCCACTTCTTCCTGATCATGCTTGCGCTGCCACGAGCCGAGATCGAAGTAGGGTGGTGTTGCGGTCCATTGCAGGGTCACGGCGGGGAGCGGCCCGCAGGGATTGTGGTCGTCGAGGACGGCGTTCCGCAGTAACGGTTGATGGAGCCGATCAGTGACTGCTTCGCACGTCGCCTCGGTGATCACCGGAAGCGCACTGTCTGGGACACCGATCGCTGCTGCGTACTGCCGGAGTTCTGGCGCCGTCACCGGCCAATGGCGACCACCCTGCCGCGGCGAAACAACGAACACCGTATCGAGCTTCGGCAGGCGCGGAAAGGTCCGGGCGATCGCCGCGGCGATATCGGCAATCGAGCGCTTGTTGCCGACCGTCCGTTCCGACACCGACGCGCTGTACCCGATGACCACCAGCCCAGCGGCCAGCGCCAGCCACCGACCGGATTTGACGTGCAGCACGATCTGGTCGAGTGCAGCGACGAAGAGTCCGGCGCTCGCGACAAAAAAAGGAATGCCGTAGAAGGCCGAGTACCGGGGCCAGAGCGCGTACAGCAATGCGCCCGCGATCGGGCAGGACGCGAGGCCGGCGATCCAGATCCGTCCCTCGCGACTCGCACCTCGACCGAGCCACATGATCACGCCGGCCGCCATCACCGCCAGGTAGACGACGTTGGCCGGAAACAGGGCTGTCTGCGCGCCGGCCGACCAGAACCGATCGGGGAGGACCATCGCCTGCAGCGTGTTCCAGAAGACGGCGAAGGACAGGCTTCCGGCGGCGAATGACTTGGCGTAGGCGTGGGTGACTGCGTGTGAGAGCGCCCATTCGACCGACCAGCCCTCCAGTACCAGAACGACCAGGAGCAGACCTGTGAGCCAGTAAAGCCGCGGAGACGTTCGGGGGAAACGGAAACCGGTGCCCGGGATCCAGCAGACAGCCAGTGCGATCACGGCCGGCAGGCAGATGCCGATAACTTCCTTCGAGAGAAGTACCGCCGCGGCAAGGACGGTGATGAGCGACGCTCGCATGCGCCATCGATCTGTATGCTGATACCCCGACGCCGCCAGGAACAACAGCAGCAGCAGTACCACCGCGAGCGGCTCACCCATGATGAAGAGCCACCCTTCTGTCGACGGGACGGCAATCGGGAGAAGGATTCCACCAATGACCGCAGCGGTGAGCGTGCCGCCCGCGCGACGAACAACGGCGACGAACAGGCTTGCGGCAAGAAGCATGAGGATGGCACGTTGCCACTGCCAGAGCACCGTGTTGTCCCCCGCGATCGCCCAGTTGACAGCCAGTTGGAGATAAGTCAGGTAGTTGGCCCGTCCGTCGGCGCGGGTAAAGGTGCAGAGCGCCTGGAAGGCCGACCACAAGCCGGTCGAGCGGTGGAACAGCGGCAGCATCTCCCCGTAATCCCAGACCGGGAATGCGCTTTGCACCCACGGGCGGACAACGACCAAGGAGAGAATCGGTGCCAGGTGAGCGAGCACGAGTTGCGCTCGGGATGGGGCTCGGCGCGGCGCCGGGAGTGACGATGTCATCGGGTCGGTCATCGCGACGCCCGCGGTCGGTTGCGTGACACCATCATCGTGTCCAATCTGCCAGGTGCGGGATCCGTCGATCTTCATCGCCGGCGATCGATACTCGATCCATGCCTGCCGAGCCTGCGGAATTCGGTTTCTTGATCCCCAACCTGACGCTGCGGCGCTTGAAGTCCTCTATGGCGAGCAGTACTTCGCGCACCGCGCCCCCGGAGCCCCGGGATATGACCGGTATCTCGCAGAAATCGAGAATATCCGCAGTACGTTCGATGATCGGCTCCAATACCTTCCCGATCCCCGCGCCGGCAACGCGCTGATCGACGTCGGTGCAGCGGTCGGGCTCTTTGTCGAACGCGCCCGCGCGGTGGGCTGGAACGCCGAAGGTGTCGAGCCGAGTCAATGGGCTGCGGGCTATGCCCGTGACATTCTCGGCCAGCCGGTCCGGCATGCGATGCTGGAGACCGCGGGCTTCGCGCCGGGCAGCGCCGACGTCGTCACGATGTGGGAAGTGATCGAGCATCTCCCTGATCCCGCGTGCACTCTGCGTGCCGTCC from Gemmatimonadales bacterium includes the following:
- a CDS encoding ATP-binding protein, whose protein sequence is MTSTPPSSAVAHEPSGDLPVATPQSARGLGRLSIPGPRTLLRGIIFARLLLMALSLGRALGPIQGQTDAALGSILGVMLVALLASAWLAWRIFRRLATIPGPSALLLQAAVDIIVVTSLISFTRAAATSVAALYVALVTVYALLLPVGRGLLAVGFAVACYIAVSIRAPLEPPDMRFWTQVGVIAFVGALIAVLGNRLTDASREQRALTAALLQARLEADEILGSIQSGVISIDGDGRLGYLNPRGRTILGSNGVGFVPGQPVLDVLRARSRELHDAIERGLTDGRRIARGEAQVRRSDGSLFPVGLSTTTFIRPGSNRRVVTAIFTDISDLKRLQEYRLRAERLEAVAALSASLAHEIRNPLAAIRSAVEQLARSVGPDEDDQTLARLVMRESERLNRLLSEFLDFSRVRASNFERLDLLALVNDSARVIREHPEARGVEVVVEGEPVELDADTDLLNRIVSNLLLNAAQALAGKGRVVVSAGLARPGEGLSGSVNRPVKLIVRDNGPGIPESVRERLFEPFVSGRPGGSGLGLAIVQRAVAAHRGIIDFVTAPGAGTTFSIFLPVTWNREDRA
- a CDS encoding sigma-54 dependent transcriptional regulator, which produces MSQQPSVLVIDDESGILDTLRILLKKEGFEVTTAQGGKAGLDAIRAGVPDLVLTDVRMPQVTGLDILQAVKEADPITPVLLMTAQASLQSAIQAVNAGAFYYLQKPFANDELLAILRRACEFRQIRVENKQLKQEIRRTGGGPRPVVTRPVGKSRRFLDVLRLADVVAPTDSTVLIGGESGTGKEVLARYIHDASLRAEGPFLSINCGALPETLLESELFGHVKGSFTGAVRDKQGLFAAARGGTFFLDEVGEMPPSLQVKLLRVLQQREVIPVGATEALPVDVRIIAATNRDLDEEVRRGNFRSDLFYRLNVLAMDLPPLRDRRDDLLLLIDRFLQDLASDRGMDVKALSAEALDAVMVYEWPGNVRELQNALEHATVLTKGSLIEPQHLPERITRQKKEPLIAERAQPNPPLDLIERAYIMFVLQAEGGNKTRAAEALGIDPSTLYRKLSRYEEVEAK
- a CDS encoding class I SAM-dependent methyltransferase: MRDPSIFIAGDRYSIHACRACGIRFLDPQPDAAALEVLYGEQYFAHRAPGAPGYDRYLAEIENIRSTFDDRLQYLPDPRAGNALIDVGAAVGLFVERARAVGWNAEGVEPSQWAAGYARDILGQPVRHAMLETAGFAPGSADVVTMWEVIEHLPDPACTLRAVRDILRPGGSLVLSTPDAGSRVARLLGRRWLGWSKVPEHLFFFDRPTLRRVLEECGFQVESMRYVPLVVSRQYLLDRVGQMIGINAHRRLPQSWLERPVRINPLYDLLVAARRL